The sequence below is a genomic window from Sorangiineae bacterium MSr12523.
GCGGGTGACGCCATGCCGCGTGCGGATCGATGCGGACCATCGCTTTCCGCGCCTGCACGCGTGGGCCGAGGCGCACGGCCTCCAGAAAGGCTTCCAGAACGCCGTGATGATCCACGGCGAGCCCCTTCCCGGCGACCGTGCGCGCGTTTTCACCCCTACGATGATGGCGCTAGGCTGATCCGCGCGCGGTGTGCCGCCTCGACCATGTGGCGAAGGGCCGACTCCACCTCGGACCAGCCGCGCGTCTTCAGCCCGCAGTCCGGGTTCGTCCAGAGTTGCCCGGCGCGCAGCACACCGGCGGCCCCCTCGAGGCGATCGGCCATTTCGTCGGCGGTGGGAACGCGCGGCGAGTGAATATCGTAAACGCCGGGCCCAATCGCATTGGGGTACCGGAATCGCGCAAAGTCGTGGAGCAACTCCATGTTCGAGCGCGAGCTCTCGATGGAGAGCACGTCGGCGTCCATGTTGGCGATGGCCTCGAGCATGTCGCCGAACTCCGAGTAACACATGTGCGTATGAACCTGGGTCTCGTCGGCGACGCCGCTGGTGGCCAGCTTGAAGGCCTCCACCGCCCAACCCAAATAAGCTGGCCAATCGCGGCGGCGCAGTGGCAGGCCTTCGCGGATGGCCGGCTCGTCGACTTGAATCATGCCGATGCCCGCCGCCTCGAGATCGGCCACCTCGTCGCGCAGGGCGAGTGCGAGCTGAAGGCAGGTCTCGCTGCGCGGCTGATCATCGCGAACGAAGGACCACTGCAAGATGGTCACGGGGCCCGTGAGCATGCCCTTCATCGGGCGCGTGGTCAGCGACTGCGCATACCGTGACCACGCGACGGTCATCGGCCGCGGCCGCGACACGTCCCCGAAGAGCACCGGCGGCTTCACGCAGCGTGAACCATAGCTTTGCACCCAGCCGTTCTCGGTGAAGGCAAAGCCTTCGAGCTGCTCGCCGAAATACTCGACCATGTCGTTGCGCTCGAATTCACCGTGCACCAGGACGTCCAGCCCCACGGCCTCCTGCCGCTCGATGCAGCGGCGCGTCTCGGCCTCGAGGAACGCTTGGTACTCGTCCGCGGTCACACGGCCTGCCCGCCACGCCGCACGGGCCGCACGCACGTCACCGGTCTGCGGAAAGGAGCCGATGGTCGTCGTGGGAAAGAGCGGCAGCTGAAAGCGCTGCTGCTGCTTTCGCGCACGCTCGGGAAAATGCGACGCGCGCTGGAACATCGCCGGCGAGACGGCCAGCGCCCGCGAGCGCACGTGTGTGCGGCGCGTTCGCGGGGAGGAGCGGCGCCCCTCGAGGGCCTTGCGCGTCTCGAGCCGCAGCGACGTGTCCGCCGTGCCTGCGAGCGCGCGGATCTCCGCGAGCTTCTGCTTGGCGAAGGCCAGCCAGGTTCGCACCTCGCCATCGAGCTTTCGCTCCACATCGAGATCGACGGGCACGTGCAGCAGCGAGCACGAAGGCGCGACGAGAACGCGCGCCTCACCGAGCGCGCGAACGGCCCGCTCCACGAGCCGCTCCGCCGCATCGAGATCCGTGCGCCACACGTTTCGCCCATCGACGACGCCCACGGACAGCGCCATGGCCGATGGAATGCGCGCGAGCACGTCATCGAGCTGCTCCGGCGCGCGAACCAAGTCGACGTGCAAGGCATCCAGCCCCGAGCGCGCCGCCAACCCGAGGTTGTCCCCGAGCGCGCCGAAATACGTCGCGACGAGAACGCGCGGCCTCGATGTGCATGCGCCGAGCCGCTCGAAAGCACGCGCGTAGGCGCTTTTTTGGGCATCGTCGAGGTCGAGCACCAGGCATGGCTCATCGAGCTGCACCCAGGAAATGCCCTTGGCAACGAGCTTCGCAAACAGCTCGTCGTACAGCGGAAGCAACGCGTCGAGCTGCTCCAGCGCGATGCCGCTTTCCATCTTTGCGAGCATCAAGAACGTCACCGGCCCCACGAGAACGGGCCGCGGCTCGACGCCGAGCAAACGCGCCTCGTCCACCTCGGCGAGGATCTTCGAGGCATCCAAGGTGAACACCTGCCCGGGCTCGAGTTCGGGCACGATGTAGTGGTAGTTCGTATCGAACCACTTGGTCATTTCCAGCGCCGGCACATCGAGGCCCGCCTCGCGATCCTGAAGCCCCCGCGCCATGGCGAAGTAGCGCGCGAGCGGATCGCGGATGCCACGGTAGCGCGCCGGCACGATGCCAAACGACACGGCCGCATCGAGCATGTGGTCGTACAGGGAGAAGTCGTTGCTTGGAATATGGTCCAACCCCGCCTCCTTCATCGCCAGCCAGTGCCGGCGGCGAAGCTGGGAGGCGACGGCTTCCAACTCCGCGGAGGAGAGCTTTTTGGACCAATGGCCCTCGAGCGCTTTCTTGAGCTCTCGAGCGACACCAATACGAGGATGACCGAGACACGTTGCGAGCACGGTGACCGACCTTTTCCGCCTCCCGCGAGGCTTTAGGGGGGACCGGCGGCGGATTTCTCCCGGGCGCCGGGTGCTGGCAGGTCTTCGGGCTTACGAGCATCTCCGGCGTTTGCCGGCGTTCCTACTGTCCACCGCTTCCCAGGCTCCTACTAGCCAGAGCCCAGTGCGCTGCGTGGAGGTCGCTTCTCGATTACCGCTGCGGGGCAGCCCCGGATGTTCGCCGGGTTCCCTTTTCAGCCCGTGGCCAACGAGGCCAAAGGCACCAACACGGATCGTAACCTAGGGGCGTCCTGGCCTCGCCGTCAACTAGGAGCCTTTGCTCACGTAGGCGAAGAGCTCGGGGCACGTTGGAACCCGAGTAGAGGACGATTGGCTCCCTGCTGGTGGTCCTCTCGAACGGCGCCCACGCGCCGCTCGAGTCACCGGCTTACGGCGAGCTATGCTCCGCGGTGACGCGCTTTCTCGAGGCGCGCCTCTAGAAATCCGCGTCGCTGGGCCAGCCCTCGCGGGTGCCGCGGTGGATGACGCGATCGCTCGGGAGGACATCGCCCGCGCCGAACGCGGGAACGCCGCGCAGCCGCGCGTAGGTCGGCGACAGATCCGGCAGCGTGGCCTCGAAGAGCGATTCGAAGCTGTCGATGACGAAGTACGTCTTCTGGAAGCTGTCGATGCGGTACTTGGTCCGCATCACGCGCTCCAGATCGAAGGCGATGCGGTTCGGCGAAGCCGATTCCAAGCTGTAAATCGATTCGGCCTTCGAGCTCATGATGCCCGCGCCGTAGATGCGCAGTCCTTCATCGGTGCGCAAAAGCCCGAATTCCACGGTGAACCAGTAGAGGCGTGCGAGGTTCTGCAGCGCCTCCGGCCCGATGCGCGAGGCCTTCACGCCGCCGGCGCCGTACGCGGCGACGTAGTCGGCGAACACGGGATTCAAGAGCAGCGGGACGTGCCCGAACAGGTCGTGGAACAGATCCGGCTCGGCGATGTAATCGAGCTGCTCCGGCTTGCGGATCCACCAGGTGACGGGGAAGCGGCGCATCGAGAGGTGCTCGAAGAACGTGACCTCGGGCAGGAGCCCTTCCACGGCGATGAGCTCCCAACCGGTGGCGCGGCGGAGCACCTTGTTCAGTTCGTCGAAGCGCGGAATGCGATCCGCCCCCATGCCGAACCGGTGCATGTTCTCCACGAACTCGCGGCAGGCGCGACCGGGAAGCAGCTCGTGCTGGCGGCGAAAGAGGGCGGCCCATACCTCGTTGTCGGTCCGCGTATACGACGACCACGGCTGTTCGACGACCTCGGTCGCATAGTTCGGGACGAACCCGTTGTCCGTTTGGCGGTATTCGACGCGGCGGGGAGTAGACGGCGTGGCGGTGTTCACGATGAGGAGAACTTAGGGCTTCTCCCCCGCAATTTCCTTGCTTTATTGCCAGCCAATTCGAATCATGAGCAATATTATTGCTCGTTTAATAATTCGCGAGGCATAAAATGACCACAAGCCGACTCGACAGCACGGATGTTCGCATTCTCGAAGTGCTTCAGCGCGAAGGGCGCATCACCAATGCCGAGCTCGCGGAGCGCGTGAGCATCTCGGCCTCCCCTTGCCTGCGGCGCCTTCAACGGCTCGAAAGCGAGGGCGTGATCACCGGCTACCGGGCCCAGCTCGATCCGCGCGCCATCGGCCTCGGCCTCCAAGCCATCGTGCGCGTGCAACTCGAAAAGCACGGCACGGCCATCATCGAGCGCTTCGTGGCGCGCGTAAACACGTGGGACGAGGTCGTCGCCTGCTACGCGCTCACCGGCGACATGGACTACCTGCTCCACGTCTGCGTAACGGACTTGGAGCACTTCTCGCGCTTCTTGCTCGACAAGCTGCTCAACGACGCCGGCGTCGCCGATGCCAACTCGAGCTTCGTTTTGCGCACCGTCAAAGAGGCGCGTGCACTCCCGCTCGGTCAGGTGGAGGGCGGCCGCTAGTTTCGAATTCTTTCGTTTTCTTGCACCACGCGGTTCGGGGCTGCGTCTCTTTATCCGAGGAGAGCAGTTCATGAGCCGTAATTGCAAGACACTGAGCTTTATCGTCTTGTCTTTGGGCGCCACCGTGGCCGCCTGTTCGGATTCGGGGTCGGGGAACACGCCCTCCGAAGCGCCACCCTTCGTTGCCATTACGCGGGTGCGCGAGGTCAAGAAGCCGGGTGTGTCCTCGTCGGCACTTTCCCTTCGCAGCGTGCCGGGGGCCGACAGCCCGACCACGTTTTACCTCGCCATCAGCAAAAAGGCGCTGCATGAAACCTGGTTTCTGAGCGCCTTCCTCAAGCAGTACTTTCCCGGCGCCGCCGTCAACGGTGCGGCCCGCAGCCTCGGTACGCGCGTGGTGACCTTCCGCGAACGAAACGGGAAGGTGTACGTCTTCGATGCATCGAACAATTATGCGAGCTCCGATGCTTTCGATCCTGCGCTGATGATCGAGGCGTATCCCGTCGTATCGGCGGACGTGGCTTCGGCCGATGGCTACGTCGTGGTCGATCCTGCCGCGGGCCTGCATCGCTTTGGCGTGACCGAGGCCGGGAACCTCGTGAGCAACAAGCAAACGACCACACCGTTCAAAGTCGACTTGGCGTTTTCACAGCATTTTCGACAGCTCCCGGACGGCGCGACCTTCGAGGAGATTTTCACCGGTTCGAGCTCGTCGCCCATTCCGCGGGAGGATCTGCGAACCGACACCGGAAGAACCCCGAACCCGCTCGATGCGGAGCTCGAACGCGACGCCTTGCGCGCATCGGGAACTTTGGGTCTCTCGTTCCGGCGCTACGAAGAATCACCGTCGTTCGCCGCCATGTCGCCCCCGGACGTGCCCCATTATTTCACGGGGGACACGCACCTCGAACGCAATACCGACACCACGCAGAGGCGCGTGGCCCGTTGGGCCATTCACCCTGGAATGAGGCCCATTCGCTGGATCCTTTCGAGCGACTTCACGAAGGTGCAACAGGCGTATCCGGAGTACGACATCCTGGGCGCCGTCCGGCGGGGGATCACGAACTGGAACGAGGCTTTCGGCTTCGAGGCGCTCGCCGCCGAGGTCGCGACGGAGGGTGATTTCCTCGATGACGACGACAAGAACGTCATCTACTTCGATGCCGATCCGCGGGCAGGCTACGCCTTTGCCAATTGGCGCACGAACCCGAACACCGGCGAGATTCGCGGGGCGAGCGTCTACTTCAGTGCCGTGTTTCTCGCACCCGCGAAAGCTTCGAGCGCCGCCTCGAGCCCCCAACTCACGCAGTGGGGCGCCTTCGAGGCTCGCGGACTTTGCTCCATGCCGGTGCGGGCCCCGGCGAACCCGTCCGATAAGGCCGCGGTGGAGGCGGAGATCACGCACACCATTCTGCACGAGATCGGCCACACGCTCGGCCTGCGGCACAACTTCAAGGGCTCGCTGGTGCCGCCTTCCTCGTCGGTGATGGATTATCTGACGGCGAAGGACAGCGTCCAACGGACCGTCCCCGGCGCCTACGATCGCGACGCACTCGCGTACCTGTACGGCCTGCACCCGAATGCACGGCTGCCCTCGCAACCGTTCTGCACCGACGAGCACGTGAGCGCGGATCCAGAGTGCGCCCGCTTCGACGCCACCGACGATCCGCTCGCAAAGGACGCGGGCCCGAGCTACCAGGCGGCGTTGGTCGCGTACCTCAAAGGAGGTTCCTTCGGCGATTCGGAGACCAGCACGTTCCTCGCCGTGGCCAAGTGGTTAGCCGGGGAGCTGCCCCACGATGCGGCCGCCCGCACGCGCCGGCAGGATCAGAAGCTCCAGGCGTGGGAATACCTGCTCGCGCCGCTCCGACCGGGTGCGACCTCCGGAGCGACGGCGGACCGAATCGACCAGATGCTGCTGTTCACCTTCAAGGTGCTCTACGACTACGAGAAGTCGCCACCACCGCCGGCCGACGATCGCCTCTCGCCGAAGATCGCGCAGGACGCCAGCGATGTCCTGATCGGCGCACACGACATGGCGCTGCGCCGCCTGGCCGTGATCGTGCTGAAGAAGCTGCAGACCGAGGATGCGGATCTGAAGCTCATTGCCGCTCGAGCCACCATCGAGGGCCAGAGAGGCGTTGGCCCGGCCGCCGTCGCGGGCAATGCCAAGTTGGACGATCTCCTCGCGCGCATCGACCAGGCCACGCGCCCGTATTACGAGTAGCACCCACCGCAATAGGCTTGTTTTCAAATCTTTTGTTTTGCGGAGCAATTCATGAGTTGTAGTTTCACGACGATTGGTTTTTTCGTCTTGTCTTCGGTCGCCACCTTGGCGGCCTGCTCGGATTCGGGGGCCGGAAATACGGTCTCGGAAAATCCGTCGTTCTTGGCAATCTCCGATAAGTCGACCACGTCTTATCTCGCGGTCAGCAAGGAGGCGCTGCACGAGAAGTGGTTTCTCGATATCTTTCTGAAAATGGACGGCAGCGGCTGGGCCAATCCGAGCGACCTGCACGTGGTGACCTTCCGTGAACGAAATGGAAAGCTCACCGTCTTGGACGCCTCGGACGATGCGAAGGCCGGCACCTCCGAGCGGGTCATCGGGGATTACCCCATCGTGCCGGTAAACGTCGCGACGCGGGATGGCTACATCGTCGTGGACTCCGCGAAAGGGGACGGCCTGCTCGGTATGACGGACTTCTGGAAACTCCTGACGCCGCAGTGCAAACCCGCCTCGGTAAAGTCGGGGAACTTTCGACCGTTGAGCGACGGCGCCACGTTCGAGGAGACCTGCACCGGGGACTCATCGCCCGCCCCCTCGCGCAGCCCGGCAACGTTGGGTCTTTCGTTTCGGCGTTATGTGGAATCGCCTGTGTTCCAACGTCTATCCATGCCGTCCTCCGCGTTTTACGGTCCGGCGTGGCAGCGTGATGACGGTGGAATATCGAATTTGGCCGCGCACTGGCCGATTCATCCGGGAATGAAGCCCATTCGGTGGGTCCTTTCGAGCGAATTTTCGAAGGCACAGAAAGATCATCCGCAATACGACATTCTCGGCGCCGCCCAGCGAGGCATTACGAATTGGAATCAGCTATTCGGCTTCGAGGCTCTGTCCGCGGAGGTGGCAAAGGACGGCGAGCCGGTCGACCGCTTCGACACCAACCTCGTGTATTTCGACGCAGCTACGGCGTTCGGACGCCTCCCCGAAGCCTTCCGGCGGACGAACCCGAATACGGGCGAAATTCGACAGGCGAGCATCTATATCCCCTCACGCGTGCTCACCGAGGCCGCTGCGACGCGTTCCCCCACGATCCCGGCAGCGAAGGACCAAGTGGAGGCGTACATCACATTCATCATTCTCCACGAGATCGGCCATGCGCTCGGCTTGCAGCACAATTTCAAAGGTTCGC
It includes:
- the metE gene encoding 5-methyltetrahydropteroyltriglutamate--homocysteine S-methyltransferase, which codes for MLATCLGHPRIGVARELKKALEGHWSKKLSSAELEAVASQLRRRHWLAMKEAGLDHIPSNDFSLYDHMLDAAVSFGIVPARYRGIRDPLARYFAMARGLQDREAGLDVPALEMTKWFDTNYHYIVPELEPGQVFTLDASKILAEVDEARLLGVEPRPVLVGPVTFLMLAKMESGIALEQLDALLPLYDELFAKLVAKGISWVQLDEPCLVLDLDDAQKSAYARAFERLGACTSRPRVLVATYFGALGDNLGLAARSGLDALHVDLVRAPEQLDDVLARIPSAMALSVGVVDGRNVWRTDLDAAERLVERAVRALGEARVLVAPSCSLLHVPVDLDVERKLDGEVRTWLAFAKQKLAEIRALAGTADTSLRLETRKALEGRRSSPRTRRTHVRSRALAVSPAMFQRASHFPERARKQQQRFQLPLFPTTTIGSFPQTGDVRAARAAWRAGRVTADEYQAFLEAETRRCIERQEAVGLDVLVHGEFERNDMVEYFGEQLEGFAFTENGWVQSYGSRCVKPPVLFGDVSRPRPMTVAWSRYAQSLTTRPMKGMLTGPVTILQWSFVRDDQPRSETCLQLALALRDEVADLEAAGIGMIQVDEPAIREGLPLRRRDWPAYLGWAVEAFKLATSGVADETQVHTHMCYSEFGDMLEAIANMDADVLSIESSRSNMELLHDFARFRYPNAIGPGVYDIHSPRVPTADEMADRLEGAAGVLRAGQLWTNPDCGLKTRGWSEVESALRHMVEAAHRARISLAPSS
- the phhA gene encoding phenylalanine 4-monooxygenase → MNTATPSTPRRVEYRQTDNGFVPNYATEVVEQPWSSYTRTDNEVWAALFRRQHELLPGRACREFVENMHRFGMGADRIPRFDELNKVLRRATGWELIAVEGLLPEVTFFEHLSMRRFPVTWWIRKPEQLDYIAEPDLFHDLFGHVPLLLNPVFADYVAAYGAGGVKASRIGPEALQNLARLYWFTVEFGLLRTDEGLRIYGAGIMSSKAESIYSLESASPNRIAFDLERVMRTKYRIDSFQKTYFVIDSFESLFEATLPDLSPTYARLRGVPAFGAGDVLPSDRVIHRGTREGWPSDADF
- a CDS encoding Lrp/AsnC family transcriptional regulator, which encodes MTTSRLDSTDVRILEVLQREGRITNAELAERVSISASPCLRRLQRLESEGVITGYRAQLDPRAIGLGLQAIVRVQLEKHGTAIIERFVARVNTWDEVVACYALTGDMDYLLHVCVTDLEHFSRFLLDKLLNDAGVADANSSFVLRTVKEARALPLGQVEGGR
- a CDS encoding zinc-dependent metalloprotease, translated to MSRNCKTLSFIVLSLGATVAACSDSGSGNTPSEAPPFVAITRVREVKKPGVSSSALSLRSVPGADSPTTFYLAISKKALHETWFLSAFLKQYFPGAAVNGAARSLGTRVVTFRERNGKVYVFDASNNYASSDAFDPALMIEAYPVVSADVASADGYVVVDPAAGLHRFGVTEAGNLVSNKQTTTPFKVDLAFSQHFRQLPDGATFEEIFTGSSSSPIPREDLRTDTGRTPNPLDAELERDALRASGTLGLSFRRYEESPSFAAMSPPDVPHYFTGDTHLERNTDTTQRRVARWAIHPGMRPIRWILSSDFTKVQQAYPEYDILGAVRRGITNWNEAFGFEALAAEVATEGDFLDDDDKNVIYFDADPRAGYAFANWRTNPNTGEIRGASVYFSAVFLAPAKASSAASSPQLTQWGAFEARGLCSMPVRAPANPSDKAAVEAEITHTILHEIGHTLGLRHNFKGSLVPPSSSVMDYLTAKDSVQRTVPGAYDRDALAYLYGLHPNARLPSQPFCTDEHVSADPECARFDATDDPLAKDAGPSYQAALVAYLKGGSFGDSETSTFLAVAKWLAGELPHDAAARTRRQDQKLQAWEYLLAPLRPGATSGATADRIDQMLLFTFKVLYDYEKSPPPPADDRLSPKIAQDASDVLIGAHDMALRRLAVIVLKKLQTEDADLKLIAARATIEGQRGVGPAAVAGNAKLDDLLARIDQATRPYYE
- a CDS encoding zinc-dependent metalloprotease, which produces MSCSFTTIGFFVLSSVATLAACSDSGAGNTVSENPSFLAISDKSTTSYLAVSKEALHEKWFLDIFLKMDGSGWANPSDLHVVTFRERNGKLTVLDASDDAKAGTSERVIGDYPIVPVNVATRDGYIVVDSAKGDGLLGMTDFWKLLTPQCKPASVKSGNFRPLSDGATFEETCTGDSSPAPSRSPATLGLSFRRYVESPVFQRLSMPSSAFYGPAWQRDDGGISNLAAHWPIHPGMKPIRWVLSSEFSKAQKDHPQYDILGAAQRGITNWNQLFGFEALSAEVAKDGEPVDRFDTNLVYFDAATAFGRLPEAFRRTNPNTGEIRQASIYIPSRVLTEAAATRSPTIPAAKDQVEAYITFIILHEIGHALGLQHNFKGSLVAPSSSVMDYLTVDDGRRMTTPGAYDRDALAYLYGLRPNAALPSQPFCNESHVTSDPECARFDTGDDPLAKDAGPKYREELTAYLTAKSDDLPHTTLNKVAKWLRAHPSGDAAARTRLQTQKLLAWEYLVAPLRSGATAGATPERIDAAWQHVLNRLYVDPPELRDGSVFATHDPPSDERLSPKIAQDARDLLGEAHDVAVHNVAGVVLKKLQTANAP